Proteins from a single region of Chitinibacter bivalviorum:
- a CDS encoding metallophosphoesterase family protein, translating into MSFSFMRHLLLASVLMSTLFAAQAADKDPVVATFATVGDSRAEPGLTQTKQDQIWLQHTKAWSRMMREIQQQKPHALFFNGDMIMGYTTDKNVLNRQYAYWRGMVTGLQETGTYIVPVPGNHEVQEKFKEDGKTKKIARQSNEDSWRDNMGDLIVDAERWKATVGSNLSAFDPKNTPTIGGADKITTDQSQLSYSFDFAGSHFVVINTDPVGNDNHAPIAWLEQDLAQAKARGAKRMFVFGHKPAFTYFFKPGIDLEGLDKFPEHQQAFWKIIEDNQATYFCGHEHIYNVMQPTKNAGGKAYQVMVGSGGSPFSVEPGETQNPEDRTYAWALVKVHASGKVEIDTYGFDEHYGNTKLLKHLVI; encoded by the coding sequence ATGAGTTTTAGCTTTATGCGCCACTTATTGCTAGCTAGTGTATTGATGAGCACCCTATTTGCAGCTCAGGCGGCTGATAAAGACCCTGTGGTGGCGACCTTTGCCACTGTCGGCGATTCTCGTGCCGAGCCGGGCCTGACCCAGACTAAGCAAGACCAAATCTGGCTGCAACACACCAAAGCTTGGTCACGCATGATGCGTGAAATTCAGCAGCAAAAGCCCCATGCGCTGTTTTTCAATGGCGATATGATCATGGGCTATACCACCGATAAAAATGTGCTCAATCGTCAGTATGCCTATTGGCGCGGCATGGTGACAGGCTTGCAAGAGACAGGTACTTATATTGTGCCAGTACCGGGCAACCATGAAGTGCAAGAAAAATTCAAAGAAGACGGTAAGACCAAAAAAATCGCCCGCCAAAGCAATGAAGACAGCTGGCGCGACAATATGGGCGATTTAATTGTCGATGCTGAGCGTTGGAAAGCGACGGTGGGCAGCAATCTGAGCGCATTCGATCCGAAAAATACCCCTACCATTGGGGGCGCAGATAAGATCACTACCGATCAAAGCCAGTTGTCGTATTCATTTGATTTCGCCGGTAGCCATTTTGTGGTGATCAATACCGACCCTGTTGGTAATGACAATCACGCCCCGATCGCATGGCTGGAGCAAGATCTGGCGCAAGCCAAAGCGCGTGGTGCAAAACGCATGTTTGTCTTTGGGCATAAACCGGCCTTTACCTATTTCTTTAAGCCCGGCATTGATCTGGAAGGTCTGGATAAATTTCCTGAGCATCAGCAGGCTTTCTGGAAAATCATCGAAGACAATCAGGCGACGTATTTCTGTGGTCACGAGCATATTTACAATGTGATGCAACCTACCAAGAACGCCGGAGGTAAGGCGTATCAAGTGATGGTGGGCTCAGGTGGATCACCGTTTAGCGTCGAGCCGGGCGAAACGCAAAACCCAGAAGATCGCACCTACGCTTGGGCTTTAGTCAAAGTGCATGCCAGTGGCAAAGTGGAAATTGATACTTATGGATTTGATGAGCATTACGGCAATACAAAACTGCTTAAACACCTAGTCATCTAA
- a CDS encoding DsbA family protein, which translates to MKQKTLFMVSAVALLSLFIVGALVYKKTQTQETVAQVQSNQQALVRMHSPAIGKQDAPVVLVEFFDPACESCAAFYPFVKSLMAKNPDQIRLVLRYAPLHQGSDKVIAALEAARKQGLYWPALEILLDTQEEWAQNHVADVERVFPHWASLGLDMVQLKEDMNSQGVASIIAQDIADAKALYVNKTPSFFVNGQPLTSFGYQQLETMIDRAIAEAKK; encoded by the coding sequence ATGAAACAGAAAACGCTATTTATGGTCAGCGCCGTCGCGCTATTGAGTTTATTTATTGTCGGCGCGCTGGTGTATAAGAAAACGCAAACGCAGGAAACAGTGGCACAGGTGCAAAGCAATCAGCAGGCGCTGGTTCGCATGCACTCCCCAGCAATCGGCAAACAAGATGCGCCAGTGGTGCTGGTTGAATTTTTTGACCCCGCTTGCGAGAGCTGCGCTGCGTTTTATCCTTTTGTAAAATCATTAATGGCCAAAAACCCAGATCAAATCCGTCTGGTGTTGCGCTATGCGCCACTGCATCAAGGCTCGGACAAGGTGATTGCAGCACTTGAGGCGGCGCGTAAACAAGGTCTGTATTGGCCCGCGCTAGAAATCTTGCTCGACACCCAAGAAGAATGGGCGCAAAACCATGTGGCCGACGTTGAGCGCGTGTTCCCGCATTGGGCGTCATTAGGACTGGATATGGTGCAATTGAAAGAGGATATGAATTCGCAAGGTGTGGCCAGCATCATTGCGCAAGACATTGCCGATGCCAAAGCACTGTATGTGAATAAAACACCAAGCTTTTTTGTGAATGGCCAGCCATTAACCAGCTTTGGCTACCAACAGCTGGAAACAATGATTGATCGCGCCATTGCCGAGGCGAAAAAGTAA
- a CDS encoding disulfide oxidoreductase has product MQSSQSGSLGCTVFSLYQGGILLTDSTPQADQQRWLLLFGAWLIATISTLGALFFSEVMSVPPCVLCWYQRIFMFPLVLLLPLALFPLDPKVVRYALPMSLLGLLVAGAHWLLQLGIIPASAMPCSADVPCTEDVIEWFGFLSIPLMSVLAFAGISILLFASHLQGKK; this is encoded by the coding sequence TTGCAATCAAGTCAAAGCGGCTCATTAGGCTGCACGGTATTTAGCCTGTATCAAGGAGGTATTTTGCTGACCGATTCGACTCCCCAAGCCGATCAACAACGCTGGCTGCTGTTATTTGGCGCCTGGCTGATCGCGACTATTTCGACGCTGGGTGCGCTGTTTTTTAGTGAAGTGATGAGCGTTCCACCGTGTGTGCTGTGCTGGTATCAACGGATTTTTATGTTCCCGCTGGTCTTACTCTTGCCGCTGGCGCTATTTCCGCTCGACCCCAAAGTCGTACGCTATGCGCTGCCAATGTCTTTGCTGGGGCTGTTGGTGGCCGGCGCGCATTGGCTGCTGCAACTGGGGATTATTCCCGCGAGCGCCATGCCCTGCTCGGCGGATGTGCCGTGTACGGAAGACGTGATTGAATGGTTTGGCTTTTTAAGTATTCCGCTGATGTCGGTGCTGGCGTTTGCCGGTATCAGCATCTTGCTCTTTGCTTCTCATCTTCAAGGTAAAAAATGA
- a CDS encoding HDOD domain-containing protein — protein MITTPFTHLSQWISYLIEQDTPILAHTRTEMNDYRNRIDDIGLREIGALIRHDPLLTLNILRYQEAHRLTRQTTDVTTIERVLLMIGIDGFFRSFGAIPSIETLPDIQKVAIIGTHRTCARSYLASLLAERLSNYRRDIEPNEVITAALLHDTAEILVWLASPRQMMMIQEMLRSNPSMRSSEVQRKFLGCTLNEIQQGIVEKWHLPRTLLHLIDDAYAEEPRVHIVNLSVKIARHLEKGWDTPFLQDDIQQCAKLLNLTPELVYEQIRSVALLAAKNWHWYDESPAAAQLIRHDQE, from the coding sequence ATGATCACCACGCCATTCACGCATTTAAGCCAATGGATCAGCTACCTCATCGAGCAGGACACGCCTATTCTGGCGCATACTCGCACGGAGATGAACGATTACCGCAATCGGATTGACGACATTGGCTTGCGGGAAATTGGCGCTTTAATCCGTCACGACCCGCTGCTAACGCTCAATATCCTGCGCTATCAGGAAGCACACCGGCTGACGCGGCAAACAACCGATGTCACCACCATTGAACGTGTCTTGCTGATGATTGGTATCGATGGCTTTTTTCGTTCATTTGGCGCGATTCCCAGTATTGAAACGCTGCCCGACATTCAAAAAGTCGCCATTATCGGCACGCATCGCACTTGTGCGCGATCTTATTTAGCCTCGCTGCTGGCAGAGCGGCTCAGTAATTACCGCCGCGATATCGAGCCCAATGAAGTGATCACCGCTGCCTTGCTGCACGACACCGCCGAGATTTTGGTCTGGCTGGCCTCGCCTCGGCAAATGATGATGATTCAGGAAATGCTGCGTTCCAACCCCAGCATGCGCAGCTCTGAAGTGCAGCGCAAATTTCTGGGCTGTACGCTCAATGAAATTCAGCAAGGGATAGTCGAAAAATGGCATCTGCCGCGCACTTTGCTGCACCTGATCGACGACGCTTACGCTGAAGAGCCGCGGGTGCATATCGTCAATCTATCCGTCAAGATTGCCCGCCACCTCGAAAAAGGCTGGGATACCCCCTTCTTGCAAGATGACATTCAGCAATGCGCCAAGCTGCTCAATCTCACGCCTGAATTGGTGTATGAGCAAATTCGCAGCGTTGCCCTGCTCGCGGCTAAAAATTGGCATTGGTACGATGAATCACCCGCCGCCGCGCAGCTGATCCGCCACGACCAAGAATAG
- a CDS encoding PQ-loop domain-containing transporter, which produces MMNRLILEGATILQASVGVLSLIAYVPQWRTLHASKSSQNIALSSWAIWTVSSVIATLYAVVQVLAHGRGWALVFSASTNLVFVLITVALIAKYRRPAVSAISLAA; this is translated from the coding sequence ATGATGAATCGCTTGATTTTGGAAGGGGCGACGATTTTGCAGGCCAGCGTAGGGGTTTTATCCTTGATCGCGTATGTGCCGCAATGGCGAACTTTGCATGCCAGCAAGTCCAGCCAGAATATCGCCTTGAGCTCATGGGCGATCTGGACCGTGTCATCTGTGATCGCCACCTTGTATGCGGTGGTGCAGGTTTTGGCGCATGGGCGTGGTTGGGCGCTGGTTTTTTCGGCGAGTACTAATTTGGTGTTTGTCTTGATCACCGTGGCGCTGATTGCGAAATATCGCCGACCTGCCGTGAGTGCGATTTCATTAGCGGCCTAG
- a CDS encoding RDD family protein, translating into MDSEQLEYVGFWPRVGAALIDTLLLGIVSGLIVGILGLGTSNFNYDHFLADPLNASWQWSYSDDSLLSWLLPAALVIVLWYKRQATPGKDAIHAKIVDAKTGLAPTMFQLVIRYLGYYVSIFPMCLGLIWVGFDARKQGWHDKIAGTVVVRPKKRGSDVKFEQAAAAQE; encoded by the coding sequence ATGGATTCCGAACAACTCGAATACGTTGGCTTTTGGCCGCGCGTCGGCGCGGCTCTGATCGATACCTTGTTATTGGGCATCGTATCGGGCTTGATCGTGGGGATTCTTGGGCTAGGCACGAGCAACTTTAATTACGATCATTTCCTTGCCGATCCGCTCAATGCCTCATGGCAATGGTCGTACAGCGATGACTCGCTGCTGTCTTGGCTACTACCTGCCGCTTTGGTAATCGTGCTGTGGTACAAACGCCAAGCGACACCGGGCAAAGATGCCATTCACGCCAAAATCGTCGATGCCAAAACCGGTTTAGCGCCGACGATGTTTCAATTGGTGATTCGCTATTTGGGCTATTACGTGTCGATTTTCCCGATGTGCTTGGGGCTAATCTGGGTTGGTTTTGATGCGCGCAAACAAGGCTGGCACGACAAAATTGCCGGCACGGTAGTGGTTCGCCCGAAAAAACGCGGCAGCGATGTGAAATTTGAACAAGCCGCTGCGGCGCAAGAATAA
- the blaOXA gene encoding class D beta-lactamase, producing MKVLIWIVAVCLLSVAQAAPTPPAIPASSEQQRIPFLNHPKIAQLFQAEKVRGTFVLYDLSQQRWVGYDQQRAQTRYSPASTFKITNSLIGLATGAVSSVDDVFFHYQGQEVYLPSWAQDMSLREAIKVSNVLAYQDLARKIGARQMQSQLTKLQYGNAQIGTEVDQFWLNGDLKISAQEQTLFLARLAQGQLSYSAQQQAAVRDIALLEQGQGWKMYGKTGWTGRAQPSTGWFVGWVEQAGKTYSFALNMDMSEGVPLSKRIDLAKQSLRSLALLGP from the coding sequence GTGAAAGTTTTAATTTGGATTGTGGCGGTATGCCTTTTAAGTGTTGCGCAAGCCGCACCAACCCCGCCTGCGATCCCTGCCAGCAGCGAGCAGCAGCGTATTCCCTTTTTAAATCACCCCAAAATCGCGCAACTATTTCAGGCTGAAAAAGTGCGCGGTACTTTTGTGCTGTATGACCTTAGCCAGCAACGCTGGGTTGGCTATGATCAGCAACGCGCCCAAACCCGCTATAGCCCGGCTTCGACGTTCAAAATCACCAATAGCTTGATTGGCTTGGCCACTGGCGCGGTCAGCAGCGTGGACGACGTGTTTTTCCATTACCAAGGGCAGGAAGTGTATTTGCCAAGCTGGGCGCAGGATATGAGTTTGCGTGAAGCGATCAAGGTGTCCAATGTGTTGGCATATCAGGATTTGGCGCGCAAGATCGGCGCGCGGCAGATGCAAAGCCAGTTGACGAAGTTGCAATATGGCAATGCCCAGATCGGTACTGAAGTCGATCAATTTTGGCTCAATGGCGATCTAAAAATCAGTGCTCAGGAGCAAACCTTATTTCTGGCGCGTTTAGCGCAAGGGCAATTGTCGTACTCCGCGCAACAACAAGCTGCGGTGCGCGATATTGCACTGCTTGAGCAAGGGCAGGGCTGGAAAATGTATGGCAAAACCGGCTGGACTGGTCGAGCACAGCCCAGTACGGGCTGGTTTGTCGGCTGGGTTGAGCAAGCGGGAAAAACCTATAGTTTTGCGCTCAATATGGATATGAGCGAAGGCGTGCCGCTGAGCAAACGGATCGATCTGGCCAAGCAAAGCCTGCGTAGCTTGGCTTTGCTTGGGCCTTGA
- the ycaO gene encoding 30S ribosomal protein S12 methylthiotransferase accessory factor YcaO: MRSEMPASLIIGKDAPLEFSIVKMQTQLAELGFKVVEASWLNPIDHVWSVHLHDQECPLLYTNGKGASELAARASALGEFIERLSWHYFWSNFHLGLTRANLPFVHFPQERWFAPTADGRLPRGILNGELLAFYDPDNALTYPSLVDINSGNLQRGICTLPFIRLSDEEITWFPVNIIGNLYVSNGMAAGNTREEARTQALAEIIERHIKFRVIAEGLCLPDIPADVIERYPAIAAGIASLRTAGFGILVKDASLGGVYPVLNVTLLHPEDQGCFSSFGAHPRFEIALERALTELLQGRGLDGLGNFPEPSFNQAEVADYPNLEQHFIDSSGTVGWAFLSNQPDFEFVDWHFSNSIAADYQWLVDCIHNEGYQIYIADFTDVGVYTCRIIVPGMSEVYQVDDLEWENNSLGNALRPAISRLNQLTPAECSALLSRLLTMGLTEDRAIWEIIGLAADPDSAWKTLRVGELKTLLGLAIGDTEAVLEGCDWIYHFGQLPVARARVYRCIESLLRADNANHYLAPMAALYGAETLQLAQALLAGQVRFFGLNELGADFSGSQLHRQLLAAYDKLGVNPTPN; the protein is encoded by the coding sequence ATGCGCAGCGAAATGCCCGCCAGCCTGATTATTGGCAAAGATGCCCCACTCGAATTTTCGATCGTAAAAATGCAGACTCAGCTCGCCGAGCTGGGTTTTAAGGTCGTCGAAGCCTCATGGCTCAACCCGATTGATCATGTTTGGTCCGTGCATTTGCACGATCAAGAATGCCCCTTGCTCTATACCAATGGCAAGGGAGCCTCCGAGCTGGCCGCGCGTGCCAGCGCACTAGGCGAATTTATCGAGCGTTTAAGCTGGCATTATTTTTGGTCTAATTTTCATCTGGGGCTGACGCGCGCTAATTTGCCCTTTGTTCATTTCCCACAAGAGCGCTGGTTTGCCCCCACCGCCGATGGTCGTTTGCCCAGAGGCATTCTCAATGGCGAACTGCTGGCCTTTTATGACCCAGATAATGCGCTGACCTACCCCAGTTTGGTCGATATTAATTCTGGCAATCTACAACGAGGCATTTGCACTTTGCCGTTTATCCGCCTCAGCGATGAAGAGATCACGTGGTTTCCGGTCAATATCATCGGCAATCTGTATGTGAGTAATGGTATGGCCGCAGGTAATACGCGTGAAGAAGCCCGCACACAGGCGCTGGCCGAAATTATCGAGAGGCACATCAAGTTTCGCGTCATTGCCGAAGGGCTTTGCCTGCCTGACATCCCTGCGGATGTGATTGAGCGTTACCCAGCGATCGCAGCGGGTATTGCGAGTTTGCGCACGGCGGGTTTTGGCATTTTGGTCAAAGATGCGTCCTTGGGCGGCGTGTATCCGGTATTGAATGTGACGCTACTGCACCCCGAAGATCAGGGTTGCTTTAGTAGCTTTGGCGCTCATCCGCGCTTTGAAATCGCGCTTGAACGCGCCCTTACCGAGCTACTACAAGGACGTGGCCTCGATGGCTTGGGTAATTTCCCAGAGCCGAGCTTTAATCAGGCGGAAGTCGCCGACTACCCCAATCTGGAGCAGCATTTTATCGATTCCAGCGGCACGGTCGGCTGGGCTTTTTTAAGCAATCAGCCCGACTTTGAATTTGTCGATTGGCACTTTAGCAATAGCATTGCGGCGGATTACCAATGGCTGGTTGATTGCATCCATAACGAGGGGTATCAGATCTACATCGCCGATTTTACTGATGTTGGCGTCTATACCTGCCGAATTATCGTCCCAGGCATGTCTGAGGTGTATCAGGTCGATGATCTGGAATGGGAAAACAACAGCCTGGGTAACGCCCTGCGCCCCGCGATTTCTCGACTCAATCAGCTCACGCCTGCCGAATGCAGCGCACTACTTAGCCGCCTGCTCACAATGGGGCTGACCGAAGATAGAGCGATTTGGGAAATCATCGGTTTGGCTGCCGACCCAGATTCAGCGTGGAAAACACTACGCGTGGGTGAACTCAAAACCCTACTGGGTTTGGCCATTGGCGATACTGAGGCCGTTTTGGAAGGCTGCGATTGGATTTACCATTTCGGCCAATTACCCGTGGCGCGCGCGCGCGTGTATCGCTGCATTGAAAGCCTGCTCAGGGCCGACAATGCCAATCACTATCTAGCGCCCATGGCGGCACTGTATGGTGCAGAAACCCTGCAGTTGGCGCAGGCCTTACTGGCCGGACAAGTGCGCTTTTTTGGCCTCAATGAACTGGGGGCGGACTTTAGCGGTAGCCAGCTCCATCGCCAATTGCTCGCCGCCTACGACAAATTAGGCGTTAACCCAACGCCAAACTAG
- a CDS encoding substrate-binding periplasmic protein has protein sequence MRILMLLIACLSAALSEAAPVEITLFASDNYRPISWREEQGQAKGLAVEAVEFVQKDTGIQLKLELMPWNRAYKLAEQGQGGVIGLSYTPERAGIFDYSKAIYDSGTNLVQLKKSSFAVKSLAELSGKKIGALIGVSYGIEIDQAAKNGVFEMVRDTSHTARLKNLLAGRIDAALLANAVTDLPPLLVADPELKVHADEFVVLPKPLAADPIHVAFRKGSVDSSTRSKLYQSFEKWARQRSAH, from the coding sequence ATGCGCATCCTGATGCTGTTGATTGCTTGCCTGAGTGCAGCGTTGAGCGAGGCCGCGCCGGTGGAAATCACGCTATTTGCTTCGGACAATTATCGCCCGATTAGCTGGCGCGAAGAGCAGGGGCAGGCCAAAGGTTTGGCCGTTGAGGCGGTTGAATTTGTCCAAAAGGATACGGGCATCCAGCTCAAACTTGAACTGATGCCGTGGAATAGAGCGTACAAACTCGCCGAGCAAGGGCAGGGCGGTGTGATCGGCTTGTCCTACACACCAGAGCGCGCGGGAATATTTGATTACTCAAAGGCGATTTATGATAGTGGTACCAATTTGGTGCAGCTGAAAAAAAGCTCATTTGCGGTGAAGTCTCTCGCTGAGTTATCGGGCAAGAAAATTGGCGCTTTGATCGGCGTGAGTTACGGAATCGAGATTGATCAAGCGGCCAAAAATGGGGTCTTTGAAATGGTAAGAGACACCTCGCATACGGCAAGGCTGAAAAACCTATTAGCAGGACGGATTGATGCGGCGCTACTGGCCAATGCCGTAACTGATCTTCCGCCTCTGCTGGTGGCCGACCCAGAGCTAAAAGTGCACGCTGACGAGTTTGTCGTGCTGCCCAAGCCTTTAGCGGCCGATCCGATTCATGTGGCCTTTCGCAAGGGCAGTGTCGATAGCTCCACACGAAGCAAACTCTACCAATCATTTGAAAAATGGGCGCGGCAACGCTCCGCTCATTAA